tgtgcctatattagtgaaagtatgaaacttgttattcccggggttatggtttgaactgaattcatttcttACTtaaccttgtaatcggcggtttttaggttttttccattactgccatcacaactgaaactccacagtgcttatttgattgttattatacacattttggtctcagttcactccacattgcactttaaacccgttgctgttcctggtttctaagcgcgcgcgccataaacacaattacaaacagcagacgacgacagacgacgaaactgcaaagttttattccctaaactgtttactttactcgttatttagtttaaatttacattatttaaaaattttgatttaattcatgtatattatcccttttttgcaaccaaattaccccgaaaaattacagatatttctaacgtagataaaatcaaatgtttctaacgttttcgtacatctggctgccgaaaaccatagaggaacgaatacggaaaaagtgccatagaggaacgactacgtttttttttttttttgcttttttttgtttttatttttgctagcacttttcattgatttcagtctttattagtattttgaatttcttaaataatcgtatgccagaaataaatgtaacctttaatgtttgcatgctttaatgtttgcatgctaagaatggcaaaatcatcgttgccacattagtggaggcttcacacatacgccgttccattatcctgttaagcgtccgcccctgatgagctcgctgctaacgtaccgtcacgctttttttgtaatcagcgatcatagcactgatgatagttttttcaaagttaatattgatttttatgcttgttattcatactgtaattaactgtaggaaattctctctctctctctcgagtccagtcactcggcaaagaaaagtcatcttcactccgcaattggaagaaaagtttgtatcatcactggaggattcagaactagagctctcatcatcaaataggttatcaatatcacactcctcatctagtatttgattgatctcacctaaagaaatatgcctcctctttgggacattcattgtgaaagacgcgaaatccaatttgtctcgataaacgcctgaagcgtattgaaagaaaaaccaacagggacaggcagttttctagcataagcgaccaccaggaaagagttgccaggctggaaataagtttcccatgtgctgagagtgttaccaaatgatgttcctacactttctatacgagtaaacgtattattacggggctgacggcttgacaagcacagttaaagtcttgaacgtaatatcccgttgaaggcgctaccgagtagatcgcggtaaacgtattattacgtgggtgacgcttaacaggttataaactgttttccatgaattctagttgtcatagtaatgcaataatgataaaattgcttttaatatttatgtatatatacttccaatacatagcctaatttcaccaatttcaacgttttgtgtgtagtcttatacccagtttggagggtcacacataccgaatggcaacagagagagagagagagagagagagagagagagagagagagagagagagagagagaaaggaaggcggaggaacgaagaagaaaagggatggcggtggagggggggttggggagagggtaggtggagctttatacgcgtgtttgtcattccatttctgcataatggagtttttgtctcttggtacaaggacaagtgtcgttattctttacgattagtgattcacgatacccttataaattacggcactgggtgtaatgcactatagcaaaatctcgttctgttaagagtgttcgttacagaaataggtattgcccaaaaacctgcttgcactgtctctgaaacccatagtagacatgctgcttagttgtcaatcaagttttataaccaagtattttttacaagctagctattgaataaatttgtatttttctcagtcaaaacatatgcccctcaatgctaactttcctcttttaacgactttctggtcattgcaaattcggccccataatttcttatggtgcgaaaacagacaagaggccatggaccgaaaacgattgcgtcacactacggcgataatccagcagtaaaacatcttcatatatccaaaaagtaaataataaagatatatatgcgcattacgattataacaattacatgtatagctgataacaatctgcatgaataactggtaaactgttctgcaatgacagttgagtatagcaattatttacaataggtacgaaagtcaagatgtcgtgacgtcataatacagaacttgaaagaacgttctaattcagaaaaataattacttaaaaataaaaaaattttgagtcagagtcgagttactttttcaataacgaatattttcaaattaatcatcataaatatgtaaaaatattgatgttttactacttatttaaaaaattagccaagagcaagCTTctgtcatcttctaccccaacagctgtttacgcctggcttgttgttgatgaagaaaatcgtgtttcgattgttgtgataaaagtgctccagcgtctgtgggtacaagtggtgtgcggatttatcacaggaaatggttagtttattgacacaagctactccgtaaacatcgagatggcgtcaatcttctaaatacctcgagttgtaagtaaaaatgttgaacgcgttttggtgagatttgcactacgtttgagaccgttttcagtaccctctgttaaatcttaaaatttggccttaatttctaactttggagaaaatacttacttcgaaaggagagtagaggtctttagctccgtttctcaccaacaacaagtcgcgactgatgcccatctccggtgtcaggacgcgttataatgtaatttttcggagggtggcaagcgttgaatgtaggtggcctgtttggcctgctgtgatgttataccctacatcccacggtagctgccatattggatttcaaaactgccttgaaaaaatatttttcgaagagcgtcacatgctaattttagttcgtatggggccttcatatatctcattatgttgacgaaacttcaatcttttgaatggtatgcttaaagttgtaattgtgttCTTGCTTCAcctatcgagtgaataaggcctggccagcgtgatgacgatggatcatcTGCGGTTGTTTACTCCAAGTTGATTTTAGGGAATGTGGTTGCCCTATACCGTGCAGGTGGTCGCCCAGCGGTGTTTTACTCTATTGCTTAGATTAACCGAAATAAATTCCCAAGGTAAAAGTAGGCATGGGAACCATTACCTAGAAATGccaattaagtaatgcctacaatgaacagcatgaggtgcactgacggcactagcccctacGAGGTGGACTCCAGTCGACTGGGGCGCCACGTGACCTCGAGTGGGAACCGAGCAGAGGCATCTGCTAAAAAGCCAATAGGCTACGATATTTGTATAGGgtacatagggtaaaaaaccgcatggtacaggggtggaccatgtacgatcaatgtgtacaaccccaagaaaagtacattataacgcgtcctgacaccggagtagaggtctttagctccgtttctcaccaacaagacgtcgcgtctgatgcccatctccgatgtcaggacacattataatgtacttttttgggggttgtacacattgatcgtacatggtacACCCCTGTACTATGCGGTTTTTAACCCTAAAGACATTCTACCAGTATGATTAGGCTGGAGTAGAAAATAGGCCACAGTCAAAAGAGGAGGGGTTGGGCGGCCgcctttcatgaaaataaaaatcttggaaGGGAGCGTCGGTGGGGTCCGGGGTTCCCAACCACGAAAAACTTCCTACCGCTTCAAAATGGGGTTCTTATACTTATTTCAAGACACACCAAATGTTTTGCTAGGATTTAGTACTCACACGGAACATAATGGATCCTTTAGGGAACCTGCTGGAGTCAAATCAGCTGAAATAGACTTGCAATTAAAGTTTCCTACGGAGCGTACGTACATCTACTGCGAAAGCTACAAAAGTATTAATGGCCGCCGGATGAAGAGGTTTGAACAACAGGGGTTGCCATATCATAGATCTTTATACGATTATAATGCCAAAAGCTAACCAGTAAATTATATATGTCGAAGAAACgccaataaaaattattttacgaaGCGTTATAAATATTCACTCGATTTACTTCGTATTTTGCCTAAATACGAACATTTAAAAAACAACCAAGTATAGTTCCTTTTGTGATAGTAGACCGTTCAGAGTACAACGGATACCGAAAAATGTAGCCCTTTAGGACTAATTCAAAATGGTTAACACATCTAATATTTACACACCTTTTACTAACCCCATTTTTAAAATAACcccatttttcatatattaaaataccttGTCAATTAAAATTTCATCATGTGACACCGAAGCCAATTTATGCACAATGTTGTGTTTCTCTTCAATTAAGACACTTCTTGGACCACAGATCTAGACTAAATTCAAGGAGGTTCAATTAAATCGGATTTCTTTGCTGTCTGCtcttgaaaaaatgaattttacaGTCAAAAtgtttaacaatatttaatttgtCTACCAGAGAAACGTTAGAAAGTTAATCAATTTAGCTAATGCTTTTCTCCGGCCAGTTTCCTGTTTGTATCTGAAACTTGGGGGTTATATAAATAACCAAAGGTAAATTGTATTGGAAGACCGTAAGTTCCCCTACACGGTAAATATACTAACATCTTATTAACGTCAATAAGATTGTCTTAGTAGTTACTACTGATCTAGGCAATCTTTTTCCCTTATACTAATACATTTTATGGCCAATTTCTACATTTCTCTACCACACTTCATGCACGAAACATGTTTCTGTTGGATATATTAGAGCTGAATTACAAAAATCATGTAATATGAACTGTAACAAATAGTTTGCAGTAGGTATGTATATTTACTCTTCTActactcagctcagtggtctgcttataccattttatttcataatcctAATGCTCGTTCACGTGTCTACATTATTTTGTTATAGTTTGTAATCTTTAATTGCATTAATAACTGTGTTctgtatgaaaaataatgaatgaatcctTTAGGGTTACATACTCACCGAAGTTGTGTGAATTCAGAATCCATAAAACCGGATTCGAGTTGAGGACGAACCAAGGAAAGAGAGGACAGTGCAGTAGTTCTATGTAATTATAAATACCCAAAGGCTGGCTGGCTTTGATGCGGTCAAGAAGCAGCTTAGGCTAACTCGCCGAAGATGATCAGAAATTCTATTTAATCAGGCGCAGGCTCTGAATGGACTGCTTAAACTAGATTTGATTACCCTCCGGAGGCATGGCATTCCTTATGTAGGTGAATCCACTCTGTGAGAAATAACCTCTCCGCTGGCTTATTAGGCCATGTCGTCACACTGTGGTGGGGAGGTAAAAAGCGTGAGTAGTACCACTATCGTACAGGTCAAAGGTTACTTAGTCAACTTAAATTTCTTAAAttgttttactgttattgttGCTGAAGGACATCCTAACACCATAGTACTCCTTCCCATATGGATGCTGTGCAGGGCGATCCCCAGAAAGCTACACCACAATACAGTTTAAAATGCTCACTCATATTATCATCAGTAGCGTAGCATAGCAGACGTTGAACATGTAAGTCTTCAGTTTCCTCTTGAATGAAGCGACGTCGTCCAGCGATCTAATCTCTTGAGGCAGCCTATTGAATAACCTAAGCGTAGCAATCTCAAAGGCTCTAATTTAACCCGACTGGAaattacatcttggttcctccaATCTTCGATGTTCATTATGTCTCAAAGAGTTACAACTGATAGCTGAAGCTGTTTGAAAGTGACGCAATAATCGGTTGACATATACTACAGGCTTTTTCTTACGGCAATCCTCGCTTTAATGGGCAACCACTGTAATTCCCTAAGAATAGGCGTTAATTGAGGCCACCActcgaacaaccgtctatctgcaCAAAACAGAAATCTGAGAAAAACGCGATTGAAGTTTTGCAATATTTACGTTATCATATTTCCGTTAATATTTATGCCATgacatcattctttttttcaaaatgaagctaaaagcatgctctttacaaatatgtgtgtaaatattatgTCTATCCAAACTGTACCTCAAACAACACCATAACTGCAAAAAACTGAAGTTTGTCAAGATTGGAATGCGTATATGAGTGATAATCTGAATGGCATGATgtcgttttttttcttcaacattaTATTAGCCTAGATTTTAGAAACTTAAATAGTTAAAAactagtataattatataatgatgagaagaaataaaaaaaataaactttattgcataagaTTGGTGTTCTGTAAAATTATTCAGCTAGGTAGGTCTCCTTATGACACGTCTTTGGTCTTCATTCATAGTAGGCCTACGTGGTGCAATCACATAACTGCACACCTAAAAAAATGTGTTAAAGCATACTGTAGCCCTAAAAGCATGGTAGGATGCAAGATTTACTAGCACCATTTTTTATTACTcataattatgcataaaaaaacatgactaattttttttcccatttaacaCATCTGACTATCCAATAATGGGTACAGTAATGATAGgttaatagatttttaaaatccTGTAAGATATACTGTTTGGAAGGTATTTTCACTGgttttttaccataaaaagacCAAGGAGTAGTTACGTGTGCACTCACATTATTCTTTTCACACGGAGTACTATATTCTACTGCGTTGTTTTCCATTTCATTCGATTCCTTATGCTTTTTACCCATAGTTGATGATGACAATAACTGTTATAAGGTAAACCACAGAACACGAGAACTTGACAGCCAAACTAAGTGCCCTTTAAATATGACGTCATACCAAATCAAAGAACCTCATTGGTGGACGCATGCAGATAACGTTTTGCTCGACAGAACATTATCCGGGCTCCTTTTCCCTCGAATAACCACTTATCTGCAAATTTTGCAGATATACTGTTGTTCGATTCATTTTCATCCCAGGCTCTTTCACTCGAATAACAACTTACAAATATTGGGAATTTATGATTATAGTTACTCTCAGTCTCTGTAGATTATGAACGTGAATAacacatttttttacaatttctaaacACTAGTATATAGAAGAAGAGTTGCTGGATTCGAAAGTATGTATAACTCTAAATCTGAAAATTTGCAGATAGATGCTTGTTCGAGTGGCGGCCTCAATTGTTCCTTCTCTATTCCTTTCATAAGTCTAGCTGCTCTACTAATAATCCTTTGCATTTTCCTCAGTTAATAACTGGGGAGTCCATAATAAAAGGATGTCCCTTGGAATTGGTCACAGTGCCAAGCAGAAGCGTTTATACATGTTAAAGGAATGGTTGTGAATAGTCCAGTTCTTGCATACTAAGATCCTAACAAAGTGTTGACTCTCGAAAATGATGCATCTGCGTATGGTTTAGGCTCAACATTCATGCAAGAGGGATAGCCTATTGCCTTTGCAATTTTATATGGTTTGAACAAATTTCATCATTTCACTTTTGGTCGTTTTGTGACTGTGATCACTGACCACCAACCATTAGTATCTATTGTTAGAAAACCTCTTATGTGTGCACCTAAACGGTTGCAAGCAATGCTTCTTCGTGTTCAAGAGTAGTACAATTTTGAAGTAGTCTACAAATCTGGTAAGGGCATTCCAATTGCTAATGCACTGTCTTGTGCCCCTACATCTAGTTTAAAGTGTGAAGAAGCTGTATGTCAACAATCTCATTTTCGTCCTTTAATCCTTGTCGTCTTGACGAAATTAGAGCAAAAACACAGTCTGATAGTACCTTGACGACTCTCAAACAGACTATCATAGAAGGATGGTTTAAAAATAAGTCCTTGATACCGCAGTCCCTTACACCCTATTTCAATTACAGAGATGAACTGTCAGTACAAGATGAAATAATTCTTCGTGGTGAACGTGTAGTAGTCATTCCGACATCAATGAggtatgaaatgaaacagaagtgGTCATTCTGGTATAAACTCTTGTTTACGCAGAGCCCGAGAACTGATATATGTATTGGCCAGGAATTTCAGCAGAGATTAGACAATATGTGGAATCATGTGATGTGTGTACCAGTTACTCCTATAAACAGCCTGAAGAGCCACTACATCTCCATGAAGTACCTTCTTGCCCTTGGCAAAAAGTAGGATCTGATATGTCTACTATTGAAGGAAGAAACTACCTAGTCACAGTTGATTACTGCagtaatttctttgaagttgattATCTGCCAGAAACTACATCTGATGCTGTGATCACTAAATTAAAGCATCATTTTGCTTGTCATGGCATTCCGGATACTTTGATTTCAGATAATGATCCACAATATTCTTCTCATCTGTTTGATGATTTTGCTCGAAAGTGGGGATTTTGTCATGAGCCTATAAGTCCAGGGAATAGCAAAACTAACGGTGCAGCTGAAGCGGCagttaaaattgcaaaaaatctaatgaaaaagtgTAAGAAAGCCAAAGAAGATCCATAATTGGGACTTCTGAACCTGAGAAATACTCCTCATGAAAGCATAGAAACTAGCCCTGTACAGCGATTAATGGGTAGACGTACGAAAACATTGATccaatgaaaaagaaggagaaaactGATTGACAAAAGATTTGCTGTTGCTGATCGTTACTCAAACAGAAAACAGTTGAAACCCTTGTGTATTGGAGACACTCTTAGAGTTCAACCCATAGACAATAAAACAGAAGAGTGGAAACAAGCAACTGTCAGTAAAAAACTTAATGGTCATAGTTGTGTAATATGTACTGATGATGGAGGAACATACCGTGGAAATAAACAATTTTTAAGAAAATCTGTATAATCTAGAGATAAGTCTCCAGAAACTCCTTATTTTACTTATGTGACTCTTGTACCTATTGATATTGC
The sequence above is a segment of the Macrobrachium nipponense isolate FS-2020 chromosome 2, ASM1510439v2, whole genome shotgun sequence genome. Coding sequences within it:
- the LOC135221160 gene encoding uncharacterized protein K02A2.6-like; protein product: MYWPGISAEIRQYVESCDVCTSYSYKQPEEPLHLHEVPSCPWQKVGSDMSTIEGRNYLVTVDYCSNFFEVDYLPETTSDAVITKLKHHFACHGIPDTLISDNDPQYSSHLFDDFARKWGFCHEPISPGNSKTNGAAEAAVKIAKNLMKKCKKAKEDP